The DNA window TTAAATGAATTCATTCAATCTATTATGctaaatggtagtgcaaacttttttaactgtaaagaaattcgttataataGTGTTAAAGTTTGTTATTATTCACCTTTATGGGACTCAAAATCACTTCGCTATATatgtaaattcgttatatccgaattcgttgTAACCATAAAATTTCGCAAAGATTTGTTGAGAATTTGACTgggggattaaaaaaaaatttgctatatccgagaattcgctatatccatGTTCATACTaaatgagttttactgtattagtTTCATAGATGTAAGCATGAATTCTGGttacaataaaaatttactTGGAAAAAAGCTTTAGAAAATTAAGAATTCACATTCTGAAAAACTTTAGGACACCACAGTAAAACTAAAGATGGGGCCTCTGAAAATGGCAGCTATGAATGGTCTAACAATGTCACGGCCAATGGTATTAGCTCTTATGAATGACGAAAGCAGAGCACCAAAGGATGAAAGGGTAGGTGTTATAACTACAATGATTTCTGGCAAGTTTAAAATAAGTACAATGTTTATCCAACTTACTGGTGAAAGTTTTGCTTAATTCTTTGTACATTGGGTTTGGAGTAGGATTTGtccattttttacatatttaaaagtACATTAATAAAGAAACTTCATTAGTTTTTCTATAAGTCTAAGGTTAATGTTATAAAGTTCCTCCTTCCCTGGAataacaatgtacatgtcaatTCTGGTGGATTTTACTTATAGCCTTTGTgattttttgtaacaattgcACATAagacaaattcttttttttcaggaatgtattaaaaatgaatttagtgAAGCATTTTGCACAacagtttaaaattatattatcataatGTGTTTACAGAGGAAGTTACTAGAAAACAAACTGTCAGAAAACTTGGTGTTCAAAGAATTTGAGGAGATTCCAAAGAAGGTACAGTCAGCCGAGTGTAGCGTGGCTCGACTCCCAGAGAACGAGGTCAGAAACAGGTTCAAGGATGTCCTGCCGTATGACATCACTCGAGTCAAACTGACCCCGCGGAAGGACAATCACTCTGGTTATATCAATGGTTCACACATAAAGGTACGCACTATTaagttattaaaatacatgGGTAGCtggtaaattttttattatggtACTACACAACTACTGAACATAAACCTTTTACTTTTAATCAAATCAAGTTTCTAGTACCTGGTATCTAAGAGAAGTTCAGcttcatatattttgtaatttataaattagttgtacattgtacattaatTTGTCTGTGTGTTGTCTTTTTAGTTGTCCTTTGGGGATCGAGTCTGGTGGTACATAGCCACACAAGCCCCGCTAGAAGATACATCCTCCGACTTCTGGCAGATGATTTGGGAGCAAGAAGTGGATGTTATAGCCATGTTGACAGACCTAGCTGTAAGTCCCTCTACTTTATCTAGTAgctttgtgtattttttattaatagaCCTAAACATAAGTGTCTTTAATTACAGTAAAGTTCAAATCAAGTTATGGTTGCAACAAATATAGACAATTCTTTATTATGTTGATTACacattaattacatgtacacatatccAAGGTGAAATTAGGTgtgtatatattattatgtttctctgtAAAACAACAAGTAAATTCTTCTGtttgcaatgaatatttaagcAAATACTAAATTACTTTATACTCATAGATTTAGTGTAAATAATGAGAgggattttattgtttacactTTACACTGTATTGTGCTTCATCTAGAGGTGACCTTATTACTTTACTTTTATTGACcttacttttatatttacaggaGCAAGGGAAACAGAAATGTCATACCTACTGGCCTCAGGAGATTGGTCCAGAGCACAAAATAGTATTTGGACAGgtaaatacataatacataacTGACACAAATAGTTCATTAGAAGGGACCACAAATCTGATAATTGATTAGAACAGAACGTGTACCAGTTTGTCATGTATATGTAGTTTGTACATATAGTTTTGGGTGGCTCTCCTGTTCTGTAATGACTCATTCTGTGACATTACTACATAGTTCTGAAcgttttgtttctgtttttagtTTGAGGTGACCCTCCTGTTCTGTAACGATTCGCTGTGTTACATCACAAACAGAATATCCGTGGTACATCTCCCCACCAAGAAGGAGAGACAGGTGTGGCACCTACAGTATACTGACTGGCCGGACCACGGCTGTCCCGAGGACATGTACGGCTTCCTAGGTAAATACCTCACACATACCTCACACCTCACACATTCAGTACAGGGTATGGACAGCTTGTAATTGCATCGTACTACATTTATAATCAATTAACTGTAATGGAATTTTATTGATaagtaaacatttttaagaTGGTTATTAAACCAATAAACAGCTACCAATCagaatatacatgcatgtatgttGCTATGTAAAAGTTCTGTAAATATTAACGTTTTGCAAAATAATACTGTAAATAATGTGAAAGTTGAATTATACATGGTACAACGTGCcagtggatatttcatgtatacCTATATAACGAGATGATGTTGTGTTTAATTGAAACATGACTGTAATGGATTTGTTTTGGTTGTAGGATTTCTGGATGAAGTAGACTCGGTTCAGCGACTGGCTGAGAGTGAGGAGGGCAGTGGTAAGAAGTCCCCCATCGTGGTCCACTGCAGCGCTGGGGTTGGGAGAACGGGTGTGGTCATCCTTACCCAGGTCATGAAGTGGTGTCTGGAACACAACTTTGTGAGTATTGCAAAACCATTACAGATAGAAGTagcaattaattttattaaaatcatttacaatttatgtacaatgtaatatacAATTCATGTATAAACGGTAGTtctggaatttaattttatgtagAACTTTCACCATTCTTTGTACCACAGATGTCTTGAATTTTAAAGCTATTTTCTTAAACAATACATACCAGTAAACAATACATACCAGTAAACAATACATACCAGTCAACAATACATACCAGTCAACAATACATACCAGTAAACAATACATACCAGTAAACAATACATACCAGTAAACAATCATCAGAATTCGATATAAAGGATTTTTTTGTCATTCAGGACATAGATCTTCCGAGGGCCCTGGGTGCCATACGTCAGCAACGAATGTTCATGGTCCAGACGCTAGGCCAGTATAACTTTATTCACAAGACTCTGATCCAGTATCTAAAGAATTCCAGACTCATCTGAGAGGACCTGGACAAACTCACTGAACTCAAAAACTCACAACTCTACATGTGTTCTTCAGAACTTTGGTTCGAGAAGGGCAGGACTTTTTATTGAGTCATGAAAAACAAGATTGTCTAGGGCAATTACCcgtaaattaatttgaaaacaacattttatagcTACAGTCATAATGAAATTTATCTCTAATAGAAACAAAATCATGCAAATTAATGCCAGGATGTGAAGTCTTTTGTGATTCATCTTTCCATAAGAAAATAAGGTTGTCAACAAATGCAAGGTTTTCAATTTCTGAAAGATATATCTTGGTGCCATAAATGAGGTGATAAAATGACCAACTGCTTATTCTGAAGgttcatttttaaaaggaaatactGATATATTCTTTGATTTACTTTTGCCATTTTATATTTGGTTAACATTACTTTTTCAAAGCAGAGCTAACATATTCAGAAAGGGTTAGAATTTTTGTAATGTTAAGAAGAGAACTACgtatttacatttgtttacaatagagtacttttaaaaaaggacaaatatatgcaaaaatatatttatatatatatttagaattaAAGATACAGTATGGgcatattttcttaagaatGATATGTATACaactttgtatttttccttataAAGCATGCATATGACTGAATGTACAAAACACATCTACAGGTATTTATCTATGAAATGACAAGTATTTTATATGattgtaatttcttttattgacgataaatttttttttgtaatctaCAATCAATCTTGAATCTAAAATGAATATCCTTTATACAGATGAACTCTtaaattctttgatttttactttttcgaGTACTTGTCATTTTTACCTTACTTTGCTCGTAGTTTTATGTCTTACCTTTTGTATGAGATTTACTTTCTACATTGTTTGTTGTCCTTTTTGAATCATGGTTGTCACCCCTGGTTGTGTGTTATATTTATGACTTTCTCATGGTATctttatataatacatttaatttatcAGTATTTATCTGTTGTAAAGTTTAACGAACGCGTATATTCATATCTATGACTATGCAAAATATTCATGTTCAAGTTACtcattaataatataaatatttgggggagagagagagagagagagagagagagagagagagagagagagagagagagagagagagaattttttatttgcatgtaCATTTACCAACATTagcattaaaagaaaaaaacgtaTTATGCTTtagaaatattgatgcttaAAAACTTGGCTGTTGTACCATGCATGTctgaatttaaaacaattataacccagtttttaaaaattgatgttttttcTTTGTGCTGATTTAAGagtcttgtatttttttttcaatattaagtGCTTTTAGAGGATATGTTGTGAAAACTTGATTTTTGTAAcatactctatatattttaaacttttcatatttttaagaatttggATTGTGTCCTGACTCCTTATGTTTATTACATTCTGTCAAGTCCCACTTTTGTCCTACAAACTCCAATTCGAGTGTCATGTTCTATATGTTCATCTAAGGTTTTGAACTTAAATCATTTCAATTCAATCAGCTTTATTCTAGtctacaaaatatttaacatgaattgtcaatgtatttgtTAATTCAGAATCCACCTTAGTTTCTGTAATCGCGTTGTTCTGTAGTTTTGTGGATGGAAGCTTCTTTTTAGCTTATATTTTGCTgactttttaaaagttatacCACTACCACCCTTTAGATGAGATTCTAGTATACTTAGTATTTCTGACTTTGTGATAAGCTGGCTTCAGTGTACATGTACTCGTTTCTCTGTAAATGGTGCAATCTCTGAACCAGACAGCATTAAGTGACTGCTTCATTTTATTatctgttatattttttttgttaaatgattAAATCACTAGATTAAGCAACAATCGTTTTATTTCATAACTCAGACACTGCTGTAGTATATGTCATGTATAAAGGGCATAAAACATACAGAACCTAGTATAAACTGTATGAAAACATCTAATTGATTTGTTAGTAATTACAAGTAAATTGGAAGgcaaaaaagggggaaaatgtgcatgtcaaataattttattatgcttatttttattaatttattagttttattatgaGTATGATATGATAAATGCATTTTAAACGATAAAGCTCTCTGGAAGACAACGGCACATTAGTCAGTAGTCTGGATCCGGAACCGTAAACGACTCGAATTCTAGTTTGGATATCGTTCTCTCGTTTTTGAATTCTGCTCGGTCTACCCGAGACTCTGGGCTCCCTTCCTTTTCTAACCAATCCTTCCTGTAAAAATACAAAGCGTGTCTCTGTTCACTATATCACAGGTCTCCAGAAAATAAAGCCAAGATCTTTATGATACCGCTATGCGACTTACTCCCCCTATTAGTTATATTTTTCAGAAGAAACGTTTTCGTAACTGGACTTACATGACTTTGACTTTGTCCTGTGGACCCTGGGCTATTCCTGTAACTGTCCCCTGCTCCGTGTTCCTCACCCATCCGACCAGACCCAGGGACTTAGCCTTTTTCTTTGTAAACTTTGTAACACATTAAACTGATTACTTTATAAGGGAAATTTTGTCACATTGGAAGGACTTGacttttgaaattaataaaaatttatatattagcaggcacgtagcatcgtttttgaaagtggggggggggggggggggcagacccatccaaaaaatcttgacaagcaaaaaaaaaaaaaaaaaaaaaaaataaaaatttatatattagcaggcacgtagcatcgtttttgaaagtgggggggggggggggggccagacccatccaaaaaatcttgacaagccaaaaaaaaaaaaaaaaagaaaaaaaaaaggaaatttaaatcctaatccgtgggggggggggggggggggtagactcaactatacttccaaaaaaaaattcttccctaccaaaattcctaatccgtggggggggggggggggggggacttcaATATCACTACtcttttccttattttcatatcaattttttactaacttccaaaaaagtgggggggccaactccattgtAATTCCtttttgtatatgtaaattttaaaaaatttgttgctgtgagaaaaagtggggggccaggccccccctggcccccctgatgctacgtgcctgattagTAAAACATCTGTAGAATTACCTTCCTGAAAAATACatctgaaaaagaaataatgaaaatattaattaataataaagaaCAAATTGGACAATAGTCTGTAATAGAACATCCACGATTATACAGAATTAGAGtgttaaaaatgttatggagtaagttacatgcagacgtGCCTCCGTAAATTGATTAGAACAAACAAATTCTTGGGGGAATGGTGGTGATTATTAATGACGATGCAATATTGCTTGAAATATTTGCGGATCATTATGGTACATGCATGTGCATTATGTTGTCACAGAAATGCAGGGTATTAttcccaagatatttttatttgacaacTGAAAGAATCGTGATGCAAGATGAGTTGGTTTTACATTGCACCTTATATCACTTTGGTGTAGTTTAAATGGCTGGAAATGGACCATTTTTACTATAATAATACAGAGGTAGTGTTTAAGTTgactataaaaaaaactcatttgAACGTGTCTCAATGTAATTAAAACTTAGATGTTAGATCTGCTCCCTTACTACTTGTGTAGCGAGTAAGCGAGCGGatctaacatctaattttaattagattgaacgTGTCTTACTTAACAATTTTCAgtcattttcaaagaaaatttatatCGATATATcttttggataaaataaataaatgtagtcACAAACCAACGTTAGATACAAACTAACATGCCTTAAcctatgtatatacatgtattatgtacaaTTATATACACTGGAAATTAATTGAGTATCTCAGTATTGTCCAAATTCGCCCCTTTTTATTCAAGGATTGGGTACACCCTCAGTCGATCGAACATCATCTTCACTAACCAAGGTTTACGATCCGCTCCTCTCAAAAGAGAGGGAAGAAGAGGAGCGGATCGTAACCCTCGGTTAGCGAAGAGGTCCACCACAAACTAAGGCGGTGGTGAAAATTATGTTATATACACTAATCATATTCTAAATCATAATGCATGCAGGACAAGATGTCAGCCAGATCTAGCTCTGTATCCAAGCGTTTCGTTGTTCAAGCAGCAGATCAGCGTTAGTTGTCAAAAAGAAAGTGGTTTCTATTAACTGTGAAATGCTGTTTAAAATCTCACTTCTTTCCCATGTTTCccgataactttttttttttacaatattaataCTACTGAGTACACAGGAAAAGGCACAGCGAGTCCATATGCATCCCAGCCTACATCTATTTTCAAAGAATGCAGTTCTGTGGTGATGCTAAATTGTGCCTGATCACaccatcttcccaagtcaagggtttctgatccgcaccgcttTGTGAGAAGctgtgcggatcagaaaccatTGACTTTGGAAGATGAATCACGCATGAAGTCGATTTTCTTTATTAGAATTATCAACCAAGACTTAAGAAAAGTTGCCTAATCGTGTTAGGCCTAGGGAACCAATGTAAGTTCTCATGTAACAACCCAAACCACTGCAAACTCAGTCAAGTTTAGGTAGACAGGCGCGCGGATGGTTTCTGTATCTCAAACTTTGTTCTACattatatcaatttaattctAATATCAGATTTTTTCGCTTATATTTCATTCTAATTTAGGAATTTTTCTACTTAGAAATACAAGAAAACGTCGGTTGAAAAAGTTGGGGTAGGGGGTGTACTCGCATTATCACCGATGTGAGATCGGTTTGGCCAGTGCGACAGCAGTATGAgctttttctgtcttacactgtatCACTACGCCGCTTTTtaaaaacgtaaacaaacgaTGTCTGCTTTAGAGAAATGCAAAATGATGTATTGAAATTATCCATTGAGTAATTGTTACAActtatcatattttaattgaaataaatgtcgTGTGCTCTCATCGGAGGGATAAATCGAAAGTAATCAACAGAGTAGTTAGAAATcagtttttaatgtaaaataatgcgagaaaaataatcattcattatatactcgtgtgggatagtgaaattccacctcggggccaagattcactgtctaggactcggcaaagcttcgtcctagaccgtgaatatTGTCaccgaggtggaatttcactatcccacactcgtaaaaatgaatgattctattactCCCTTTATCCCCCTCTCCCGTTGTTAGTGCctgctaatacatgtacatacatcgGCCATCTCTTCCTtactagaaccattttaacaaggccttggactttaagtaggacgtaactatatctatttcttgcgtctaaaaaagttaaaaatgacgctggtttcaggtgaaatatacacaattgtgtagtcttagctcaaaagcaagacaaatcttgttgatttcaaagagccatggctgagtggccaacaatgaaacagacaggcctacgtcacattgctgtttgacacccACTACCTAAAGtcaaagctcttgttaaaatggttctaatactCCCCGCGGTTTAAGTTAGGAGGGTGAACCCTACGTGAAACCAGTGCCGGGCCACGAGAGGTGCACTGATCAGCTGATGATCCGGTCGTTTAGGTTCACAATAAAAATGGACAATGTGAAATCAGAGAACACAGCTTTCTATACCTTGAACTATGCCAAAAATCTCAAAATCGAAAGAGACTAATTCCGATTCTGCCATCGTTACTGCACAGTGCACACGCGTGCTGTTTATAACTGTATTAATTACTCAAAAACCGACCTACTCCAGTTCAACGaccaaacaaaaaatcaaacaggAAGTCAACAGTGAACGGTACTAAAATGAAAACCAAACACCTTCCCTTCCTGAAACCGGACTAGCGAAATTCCACTTACaaaatagatatataatttGCAATATGTGGCTGTGATTAGATATCAGGATTTACTACAGATACTGAGTTTAACATCAATCCCGCAACGTATTGTCAGCCTAATCAGCTTTCTTACAttctaattcatttaaaatgtgaatcatttcattgaattcaATAATGTTTCTCAAATTAAGTAGAAATTGTAATGATTTGATATGTAAAACCAGAAGTTTAGCAGAATAGCTAGCAATTATGTACAAGCTGGCACAGTTAATGAcacatattaaacaaaaatatatatgtacatgtacattctagATTTAAAGATAAGTAAACGCCTTAAGTTGACATAGATAATATGTCAAACGTGGTTGTAATCTAAACATAAAACAACCACACAGTTTTTGTCAGGGTACAAAATAAGAACTTTGATTAACATTACACAGTCAGACCAACTCGATTTGTCACTGTACAGCTAGTGCCGCACCACAAAGTCTTTGAATTCCAGGTTTGAAACAGATTTTTCGTTTTTGAACACAGCACGGTCAATCCTTGAATTTCGACTACCTTTTGTTTGTAACCATTTCTTCCTAAAacagtaaaagaaaaataaaataattatatattgcaaaaatatattttttgcttttcttgttcattttattctgcagaaatatttttttatactaacACGTGTATCACGATAATGTAAAATGGTGAGTTTTCAAACGGGTAggatttaaatacaaaatttacaattatttgGAAACTAGTTCACCTGTTGAATATAGTAGAAtattatagaagagaagatattaaaggaaacaaacaatatccaattttctcttttctttgttgttttatACCTGAGATATGCAAACGGTTATAATCATCGCAAGAAAAACGTGCCTTTTCTGCAATACCCGCAAAAGTTGCACCCGTAATACGAAACAAATAATTATCAACATTACATTGAAACCCTCACTGGTATCATTCTCCCATCATCCCTACACTCACATCTCCGCCAGTTTTTCCTCCTCCCCCTGGGCCA is part of the Crassostrea angulata isolate pt1a10 chromosome 3, ASM2561291v2, whole genome shotgun sequence genome and encodes:
- the LOC128176655 gene encoding acylphosphatase-1-like → MAESELVSFDFEIFGIVQDVFFRKFTKKKAKSLGLVGWVRNTEQGTVTGIAQGPQDKVKVMKDWLEKEGSPESRVDRAEFKNERTISKLEFESFTVPDPDY
- the LOC128176656 gene encoding acylphosphatase-1-like yields the protein MAGTKLASFEYEIFGKVQGVFFRKNTQKTAKSLGLVGWVRNTEQKTVEGVAQGEEEKLAEMKKWLQTKGSRNSRIDRAVFKNEKSVSNLEFKDFVVRH